Proteins from a single region of Catenulispora acidiphila DSM 44928:
- a CDS encoding GNAT family N-acetyltransferase gives MRIHRLDLAEAAVYRATAIPVWQAAYAHTLPDVLVPDAAQLLPDAAEGHRTVLGAFEASKDSDSAIAGVSAVSAASAVSAIGVSVINPAKTIAPAFWVAPDRRRRGIGSALLAESLEIVRAAGQAKLLLRVVGGDDSEGFAQARGGRVIERETLSGLDLSTIDRGAFDLWAAPTTTGAGYTLIRWSDHCPEELAESFCDAMTAMADAPGDVSSTPLTVEKLREKEQALVRFGIHRHFQAALAADGQIAGFTNVVTLEKQPGPVEIWNTGVVRAHRGHRLAQRLKAAATLWILDAYPQSTWIFTHNHVANAPMLAVNRRLGYQPIVEWVKVEFPVS, from the coding sequence ATGAGGATCCACAGGCTCGACCTCGCCGAGGCCGCCGTCTACCGGGCAACGGCGATCCCCGTCTGGCAGGCGGCATACGCGCACACGCTGCCCGACGTTCTCGTGCCTGACGCGGCGCAGCTGCTGCCCGATGCGGCAGAGGGGCACCGGACTGTCTTAGGTGCGTTCGAGGCTTCGAAGGACTCTGATTCCGCCATCGCCGGCGTCTCCGCTGTCTCCGCGGCTTCCGCTGTTTCCGCCATCGGCGTGTCGGTGATCAATCCCGCCAAGACGATCGCGCCGGCGTTCTGGGTCGCTCCGGACCGACGGCGCCGCGGCATCGGCTCGGCGCTGCTGGCGGAGTCGCTGGAGATCGTGCGGGCGGCAGGCCAGGCGAAACTGTTGCTCCGGGTCGTGGGCGGCGACGATTCAGAGGGCTTCGCGCAGGCGCGCGGCGGGCGGGTGATCGAGCGCGAGACTTTGTCAGGCCTGGATCTCAGCACGATCGATCGCGGCGCGTTCGACCTCTGGGCCGCACCGACGACGACCGGCGCCGGCTACACGCTGATCCGCTGGAGCGACCACTGCCCGGAGGAACTCGCGGAGTCCTTCTGCGACGCGATGACGGCGATGGCCGATGCCCCGGGCGACGTCTCCTCCACGCCGCTGACCGTGGAGAAACTGCGCGAGAAGGAACAGGCCCTCGTGCGCTTCGGCATCCACCGCCATTTCCAAGCCGCGCTGGCCGCCGACGGTCAGATCGCCGGCTTCACGAACGTCGTGACCCTCGAGAAGCAGCCGGGACCGGTCGAGATCTGGAACACCGGCGTGGTCCGCGCGCATCGGGGACACCGCTTGGCACAGCGGCTCAAGGCGGCGGCCACGCTCTGGATCCTCGACGCGTACCCGCAGAGCACGTGGATCTTCACCCACAACCACGTCGCGAACGCGCCGATGCTCGCGGTGAATCGCAGGTTGGGA